In Vicugna pacos chromosome 10, VicPac4, whole genome shotgun sequence, the following proteins share a genomic window:
- the LOC102534138 gene encoding olfactory receptor 5P55-like, with protein sequence MALGQNHTTVTRFILLGLTDQADQKQLLFVVFLLIYAVTLVGNLGLIDVIRACSTLHTPMYFLLSALSFLDICNSSVFTPRLLVSFLSADQSISFVGCVVQMALMVLHGTEECLLLAIMAYDRFVAICHPLLYHTIMSKRLCVRLVVVTYAVGVFISALQTGNAFILPFCGPNIIDHYFCDIPPILQLACSDTTVANVILLFFSALITVPTISVILVSYAYILVTICRMRSLDAQRKAFSTCASHLTALSLFYGSVFLVYVQPNPERASAYNKILSVFYTIVIPMLNPLVYSLRNKDVKAAVQVRALNISRKGIC encoded by the coding sequence ATGGCCTTGGGACAGAATCACACCACAGTGACGAGGTTCATCCTGCTGGGCCTCACAGACCAGGCAGACCAAAAACAACTCCTCTTTGTCGTCTTCCTGCTGATCTACGCGGTGACCCTGGTGGGGAACCTGGGCCTGATAGATGTGATCCGCGCCTGCTCCaccctccacacccccatgtacttcctCCTGAGCGCGCTCTCCTTCCTTGACATCTGCAATTCCTCTGTGTTCACCCCCAGGCTGCTGGTCAGCTTCCTCTCTGCTGACCAGTCCATCTCCTTTGTGGGCTGTGTGGTCCAGATGGCCCTCATGGTCCTCCACGGCACAGAGGAGTGTCTGCTCCTGGCCATCATGGCCTATGACCGATTCGTGGCCATCTGCCACCCTCTCCTCTACCACACCATCATGTCCAAGCGCTTGTGTGTCCGGCTGGTGGTGGTTACCTATGCTGTGGGGGTGTTCATTTCAGCACTGCAGACGGGGAATGCCTTCATCTTGCCCTTCTGTGGCCCCAACATCATTGATCACTACTTCTGTGACATCCCCCCCATACTCCAGCTGGCCTGCTCAGACACCACTGTGGCCAATGTCATCTTGCTCTTCTTTTCTGCCTTGATCACTGTCCCCACAATCTCAGTCATCTTGGTCTCTTATGCCTACATCCTGGTCACAATCTGCAGGATGAGGTCCCTGGATGCCCAGCGTaaggccttctccacctgtgcCTCCCACCTGACAGCCCTCTCCCTTTTCTATGGGTCTGTGTTCCTTGTATATGTCCAACCCAACCCTGAAAGAGCTTCAGCCTATAACAAGATCCTGTCTGTGTTCTACACCATCGTGATTCCCATGCTGAACCCTCTGGTCTACAGCCTGAGGAATAAAGATGTTAAAGCCGCTGTGCAAGTTAGGGCTCTTAACATAAGcaggaaagggatttgttag